TTGgatattggattttggaatatgtcATTGGGATTTCCGCAAGGAGTTGCACCAACAACCTATCAaggataatggtttcgtcatcatcccattacgggagacacgaattaggtgcTTAAACATACCTAAAAATTTGtccaatttgttaattttattttgtatattggtaaatttttatgttttgtGCTATAATCTCAATTGTAAttgataattatttaattatagggtatgaaatttgattgattattTGGGTAAAGTGACAATTGCAGTAGAGCAGCGAATTAAGTATGTCTTAAATGGGCTTGAATTGGCTGATTTCTTCTCCTCATTGTGTATGGCAGTCTTCAAGTGTCCCTTTTAAAGAAATCATCAACTATAGGGGTGATGTACTTATTGGCTTGTTGCTAAAGTGTCATATATCTTCTTTGCTTAGAAAAGAGATAAACTTATGAAATTATGAtagtttttgtttgtttgtggtGAAAAATTCAGAATGAATGCAGACGAGTTCTGGTGAATTTAATTCTTAAAACTGAATGTGGCTTGGGGATTTGTGGTATTGTTTACTTAAAGTTTGAGTGCAAATTGTTGTTCCATGATGTAGCCTTGAACGAGCGCTTAAACGGAGTCTAGATGTCTACTTGTTAGCATTCGTTTTTAGCTATTAAGGTTCTGTTTTGCATTCCCTCTTGGAATGCGGTTCTGTTTTGCAGAAAGTGGCCACTTTGTATCTCTGTCAGCCATCTAGAACTCGTATATGTATTGTATATTAAAACAAAGTACTAACAAGCATATTCAATGCCCTGGTCATGACTTGTGCGCTGTGAAAGCTTGTTGAAGCTGCTAATAATTATTCCTGTAATGCTCGAGGGAGAAACATAACTGCCTGATTGCCTCCCTTTTTCCATCAGTTGCTTCCAACATCAAGACTTTATATCTCTCAACCTCTTCTCTAAGTTCCTTATCTAATGACCTTAATTCCTGCACAACTTTACTTGTCTCGTCTTTTCCAGAAACCAACTGTTGCAGATGATTTTCCATTTCAGCAACTCAATCATTTCTTGCACTTAATTCAGTGTTGAGCTTATCTTTTTCACTTGCTAAGTTTTCACATTTTATCTTGAATGCATCGAGGTCACTTTCCAAAATTTATAGCCTATGTGTCTTTTTCAGTAATATCTCCTTTCAGCTATTCAATTTcatcatttaatttttttcttttcctagGCCGCAAGCTCCTCTTTAAACTGGTTTTGTCAAGTACTATACTACTACAATTGTTAGCTATTGTGATTCCATTTGATGCTTGATTATTAGCACATTCCATAACTTACAACGAGAACTCAAAGTATAAACAAAAATCTTTGAAGCAAAAGAAAAGGAGCACAAGCCTTCAAAACAAATGTTTACATCACTGTAATTTACTAGTATTCAGATCCTCGTAATTATCAGTATGGTGATTATATTGAAGAATGCTAAAATCAGGTCTCTACAATTTTAAGGGACTTACTAAGCATCAGTCATAAGATTTATATGATAGATGCATTATAGTGGTTCCTGATAGACTTATACACCTGAACAGTCATATATATAGATATACAATCATATAGTCATATAGTATTTAAAACGTTTGGCTATAATATATGTTTGTAGAATTGTAGGTAATCCGAAATTTATTCACAGAGATTTCAAGACAGAAAATATTCTTATGGATGatgagtttgaactttgaagaaAAGGTTCCAAACTTCATGCTAGCTGATTAATGAATTGAATTTATAACTTACCTATATTATTGGTTTTGGTAACTTTAAGTGGTTCTTAAGTGTTTTTTCCATCTACTTTTTTGCATCTTCAGGTTGCAGACTTTGGACTAGCAAAGTTTTCTTTAGATACAGATACTCATTTGTCAACTTGAGTTATGGGAACTTTTGGTAAGACCAGTACTTAAATTGTGGTTAATTTGTTGGTAAGTAAGTACATCAGTAGCTACTGATTTTATTTAGGTAATTTCCAGTTACCTAGTTCCAGAGTATGTTGCATGTGGAAAACTTACTGAAAAATCAGATGTCTAATGTCTTTTCCTTTTGGGGTTGTGCTTCTGCAACTAATTAAAGAACGTAAACCTTTTGATAGAGCTCGCCCTTCATGGAATATAGCATTGTATAATAGGTGAGGTTTCCTTTTATTAGTTGAAAGATTCTTAACACTGTGTGGATCATGATTCTTGTACTATCAGCTTTTACGCATTGTTGAATTACATGTCCATGAATTTTGTTAAGTATGATATTTAAAAATGATTTACAGACATCTACAAATTGGTTGGTTTATGTTGGACTCGTAGGCTAGCCCTTCGCCAACACAGGCTCTAGAAGGTGGAAGATTCAGTGATATTGTTGATCCAAGATTAAAAGACTATAATCACTTTGAGATGGCTCAAGTGATTTCTTGTGCAGCTGCAAGTGTTCTCGTCTCTGCAAGGCAACAGCCTCAAATGACTCAGGTAATGTAATGTACTAGGCTTAGGCACATATTTGGTTCAAGGGTCGATAATGTCTGGAAaaaaaagttataaataatttaTGATCGATCAAATTTTGTGTCATGTCAAACAGGTAGTACAAGCTCTTCCAGGGAACTTATCAGCTAAGGATGTTGTTGTTCTGTATGATATGACCAACTACTTAATCAAGAAAAACATTTTTGTAGGAAGAGGAACAACACATATGAATTGGGAATTAAAGTTGAAAATTAATGCGTGCCAATGTAATATCAAACTAATGTGTTTAATCAATACTCATTAGTCTCGGTGAACATTAAATTAGTGCCCGCCAATGTAAATTATGGAAACAATACTCAGTCTTCATCAAGTTATGCAAACTTTTAGGTAAGATCGGTGCTTAAACTGTTTCAAATTTACTGTTAAGTAAGTACATCAGTAGCTGATTTGAGTTAAATTCAGTTACTTAGCTCCAGAGTATGCTGCAAGCGGAAAACACAAAATTGTACGTAGGGTACAATTCACTACAAACACAAAATTGTGAGTGCAGTGCAGTATATTCAGCCCCAAAAAGAAATttgcgcaaaaaaaaaaaaccaaagaaaCCTCTTTTCTGGAAAAGGTGGTTTTTTaggtttattaattatttatgtcCAACAAAATATAAGGGACCTCTTTTCCAGAAAGTTGGTTTTTTAAATAAAGTTAAAGAGACCTCTTTTCGATTGGAGGTggtctttttcattttttaaagAAACCACTTTTCTGGAATAAGTGGTACCTTATATAgggtaattaaataataaatttaatatatAAATAACCACCTTTCTAGGGTAGGTGGTTTCTTATTTTTAACAAAGAAACCACCACAAAAAAGTGATTTCTTAACCTAAGAGACCTGTGATTCTGAGACCACCTCTCATGAGGTCTCTTATGTGTTTTTTAGGTGGTTTGTTTTGAGTTTTTTGAGGTAgtgaatcttaaaagacttaagacaagccaaaACATGCTTAAGGATTTAAGACTTTGGGGGTCTTGgattcgtttcattcattatggactatgttttattatgcatgaatgaaatgtttaatagctttaatgatttcaTGTATGCtcttatttcaaagttattaagaaATTTATTCAGTTATAGTACATATCTTCAATAttattgcgttcggataatagaactgcgatatttcctcaatcgattggtaactaattatGGGAGAAATTCTCAAAGGAAAGGAGATTGAGAACGTATCTTGGGTGTtgtttttcttatagtgatcttcagggttgttttcaaactaaaactTGAATGGTAGACAatttggacctcatatattaaGAATATTGGGTAGTTTTGGTATAATGaaatattgagttaaagactcatgtattaccaatggttaacaaccaagttccttttgattcaataatgaactagactctttggatgtggtcattcaaaatgaataaaaggaaagggactttgtaaacataacaaagtaagaagatcaagcaaagagtaaatcttttggactataagaaaaggtgctagaaaggataggaaacggGAACAAACGGAAAAGAATTCAAAATTCTATTTCGTCCTTAaaatttgtgttaaagagaaacatCTTAgtaaataaactcctatggtactGATTACCACTTGAAGTTCTAACTTTTGTCAAGAACACAAATTTTGgaagctaagtctggttattgacctacaagtgggaaatgaagcaaagttctGCTAGATTAGTTGTAGGATCatcttttttgttttaaagtccttcaaaAGGCTGAAACTTACTGGAAttttgttccattaatcatcataaaaaaaattctgtttggacacagaaagactcaagttcaaagtaaacaaaaacaatcgttgagtgtttatttgaatgaaatggtcatttatgggttgagtcatatgattcattaataaacaaacaattcTAATGAcattcaaacttcagaaggttcaaatcaaatgttttgatttgtgttccacatatctttggcaatgtcatacgaccatatcaacaagacaacattatAAGATTCCGTGGCACGgttttttgaaagttgattaatttaagacacatgggtcttacttgttgaacatgacacagaaatggactattgttagtaGGTTCTAGACAATTACGTTCATTTAACAAAGATAGATTTTATGACTTGTCTTTTTCACAAGCACTTGAGAAAATATAACTacatttactcaaagtgaaatacaTGAATGCTTCAAAGAGATTCACTAAGAACATaaaatcaacatggcaagataTTTGGAACATCTAGACTGGATCAagatgatgtttgcatgagccaataATGATTATCGAGATTGTtcatatggcattataacaatcgaaacTCCATAAAAATATGGTATGTGCAAATGGAgaatcggaatctattcgattgatgataatcacgactattttcctatatagtttctaaatgatactctcaagtgattatcacactaaacaaagttgtcaaaccTAAAGATAAGATATCCTAAGGATTAAACtttggttcagtacatcttttcaacATGTATATCTAGGTTGTCAAACCTTGTGGGAGttggtgtttacatcaaacgaactcaagaatagatatatgtttcttcatGAGCGACTAATATGGGAACACATGGTTGTCGCTCTAGAtagtgtcttttaggaaaccatcatatttccaaaaaggcgaGTGGGAGGAATATGACATCGAAGTGACCTCaaaagaacttcgagtcaagcaacaaacaactgtaggatacttaggagcctTTGGAAGCGCTCCACATAtgaagtctttggaaaagcttcaAGAAGACTGTGAAAgggcttcaagagaatcctaatactcaaaggacttgagtaatttCTTTATGGACACAAACATTtaatgttcaatacctaggtaaatcgtataaggaatataattcaaccaagatagatacatagatatcttgaggaataaAGACTTTGggagtgcttcaaaaacatacgacttacaggttagcttcgacaaattaaaaattcccaaaaatggAATAAGGTTTAACGCCATTAAATCCTAAAAATAGTTTGTGGACATTAAATAtgaaatatcttcatcttaCGAATCAAGTCTTTCATTTGGTTattttgcataaagggttcactcccattggttgcaaacatgttttctaaacatacaaagatgacattgtatacgcgtacaaaagaaaagctagattggcggttaaagattgtaaacaacttcacgccgtttataatgttcaaatatttttgaccaagtcggaatgcttgacctattttggataaatctagcaatcattgcatatggaaatatggcaattggaaaacgaaacatcCTCCTCAATTGGACTTTTTGGAAGTAGTTGTGTGCActacacaatgtaaaagttttggatgctagataaagaaGCAAGCTGAAGAAATCTATTCATAGATTAATGCATGCAAGTGTGAATTCGAATATACTTTTCgaaaaaggctattgagcaatcatagctttgtgaaaatatgaatcatcttatagatgaggagtttagtgggagctaagtcaaatTTATtcgttctatatatgagatacatatctctctatggaaaatgacattcaaattctaaatggttggatttgaaagtatttgtaaTTATTAGAACCATGACGAAACTTAGATCATATTGGGtcaaagatctattggataggatctaaagcgttatTTGGATTCTTtaaaattaattactaaatcaaacacaaatgagagactcaaaagagactctcaacccatatgagtaagtctaagtaatgaatgttttaactaaatataaagctaggttgttattactaaagttaaaacatgaaggaccttgtagaggaccttcaccttatatcacatggtaatgccaaaattttagcaagattcggtatctcttgaaacagaatatgcTAAAacttacatggatagattttaaaatgtcaatggtttttgcattgtaatgaatcatgtataatgtgatatatagatcgccaagataactcgtaaaTATTGAATCATGACGAGTTTATATCAATCTCTCTTGATCTAaatcaaagatcattagaataatatcaagaacatccaatacatttagacatgtaggatgagcacttgaggAGAGGAaatgaagatgaactaaagttttgatgctacatgcattgcCTAAGCAATAGTTGGATTCGAGTTGtaaggcaaaccacaaacatacccAGCAATTAAGTGTCgagattaaaaggtggtaacataggttcaaaaccatatgtgatgcatgggaaaatGAATCAATGATttgtttccaagttctcagtctAAAGATGAATCTCCCACAACTCTATGAACTGGTTGGCGTATTcaaaaagggaagcatcatttgcaaTCCTACATTATTgcaatgaattcattatttccTATGAAggaataaaagggaattgtttatattgggagttcttcaatgaactcaggttgattagaagtctgctatctggatgattttttattttaaatatgagaatcattctaacagcaacgaaagactagatcattctataaacatattcaaagatcttttcatcttacatcgaaaggctttcgatagaaaagatgctaagaacagcaaagtatgataaactaaacctctgcaaaAAATaagatacaacactcatatgcagaaatggaatcaagtttgagttccataaATGTTTTAAGTATTAGGTTGAAGACCCACATCTGTAAAACattgaatgtttaattttggGTTTGAGGCCATAAATTGgaaagcatttggtttaaacatttatcatttatgatattatatttcatattttatttaatcctcgtttagtattaaatgacgaagtccaagtgattcaaaatattcaaatgaaataTCAAGGATGGATTCCTTgataaagaaacacccataagtgaacttgaatattgaatcacaaaaggatccctaatccaggtcattgaatgGTTGGATGAACAATGACTAATGaatattagattgcaagttgattgcAAGCCCTTGATTAACTGATTCTACTTCCCTTACAGAACATCCCTACAATTATGGAGTACTTCATCCTTTCACTTAAAAGGGAATTTTGTCACCGAGTATTTTATAGTAAGAAAAGGAGCACAATTTCAAGTTAACCAATTATCATCCGAACTCCAGACAAAAAAGCCATATAGATGCGAATATCAAATTTATTTGAAATAAAGTTAACCCATTGAAGTTGCAAAGAGCTGACATGTTAAACCCCATCAATGTAATCATCAAAATCCTAAATAGCTAAAACTCATTACAATGTAATTAAAAGTTAAGGTAATAAATTGAGATTGAATTTAGGTCTTGCTAATTAATgtaatttaatccaaaatcaattgaaatcggt
This sequence is a window from Spinacia oleracea cultivar Varoflay chromosome 1, BTI_SOV_V1, whole genome shotgun sequence. Protein-coding genes within it:
- the LOC130463872 gene encoding proline-rich receptor-like protein kinase PERK15, with translation MLKSGCRLWTSKVFFRYRYSFVNLSYGNFCYLVPEYVACGKLTEKSDASPSPTQALEGGRFSDIVDPRLKDYNHFEMAQVISCAAASVLVSARQQPQMTQVVQALPGNLSAKDVVVLVWRVNLLDESPTEEKPYDSISAARIDMSS